Proteins encoded together in one Telopea speciosissima isolate NSW1024214 ecotype Mountain lineage chromosome 6, Tspe_v1, whole genome shotgun sequence window:
- the LOC122665834 gene encoding uncharacterized protein LOC122665834: MAFFAGVYMTKGLMGTINLFLVVLYLVDFKSHHGVEAKKVEQNEDDLELERQLKILNVPHPLKTIRTEEGHILDCVDIYKQPVFSHPLLKDHKIQVLDVYGKGHELVRGVSAGINIYNPTVEPTQFTSATTWIQGGTNDQELDYIMAGWTVNPSLYGDHLTRFFTYWSVNKNKHDGCFNTPSTPLTPMSTIGGPQSVIKVRIYQDPHSGDWWLIVQNNIVFIGYWPKTLFTYLANGANSVCWGGVAKTGSNGVSPPLGNGRFPYDPFPCFIQKMEIVNKDYLIDPACINENRHKYSCGGKELL, translated from the exons ATGGCTTTCTTTGCTGGTGTTtacatgacaaagggtttgatGGGTACCATCAATTTGTTCCTGGTTGTTCTGTACCTTGTAGATTTTAAAAGCCATCATGGGGTGGAAGCAAAAAAGGTGGAGCAAAATGAAGATGATTTGGAGCTGGAAAGGCAACTCAAGATTTTAAATGTGCCTCATCCTCTCAAGACCATTAGA ACAGAAGAGGGTCATATCCTTGATTGTGTTGATATCTACAAGCAACCTGTTTTTAGTCATCCCTTGCTTAAAGATCACAAAATCCAG GTTTTAGATGTTTACGGAAAAGGCCATGAACTGGTTCGTGGAGTTTCTGCAGGCATCAATATATACaatccaactgtagaacctACACAGTTTACGAGTGCAACAACTTGGATTCAGGGTGGTACTAATGATCAAGAGCTTGATTATATAATGGCTGGATGGACG GTTAATCCATCCTTATATGGTGATCATCTTACTCGGTTTTTTACATATTGGTCG GTTAATAAAAATAAGCATGATGGGTGCTTCAATACTCCAAGTACTCCTTTAACTCCAATGTCTACAATTGGTGGACCTCAATCTGTGATCAAAGTCAGAATTTATCAG GATCCCCATAGCGGGGACTGGTGGTTGATAGTCCAAAATAATATTGTATTTATTGGTTATTGGCCAAAGAccttatttacttatttagctAATGGTGCTAATAGTGTTTGTTGGGGAGGGGTTGCAAAGACTGGTTCTAATGGAGTTAGCCCTCCATTAGGAAATGGTCGTTTCCCATATGATCCATTTCCATGTTTTATTCAAAAGATGGAGATTGTGAATAAGGACTATCTTATCGATCCGGCCTGTATTAATGAAAATAGACATAAGTACTCATGTGGAGGGAAAGAACTGCTATGA
- the LOC122665835 gene encoding uncharacterized protein LOC122665835: MAALLLAFSIFLGIKTNFVVEFGAVMHGLLRAKEMGATKLCIEFDSIAVVEAFRSGVIPWFVRQVWLGLHPYLLAIIWKISHYFREANLVADLLAKTAAKSGVSEPSFGEFPSAINSALLDDALGRPRYRFE, encoded by the coding sequence ATGGCGGCTCTCCTCTTGGCTTTCAGTATTTTCCTCGGCATCAAGACTAATTTTGTGGTTGAATTTGGGGCGGTTATGCACGGCTTGCTTAGGGCAAAAGAAATGGGTGCAACGAAGTTATGTATTGAGTTTGACTCTATAGCGGTGGTTGAGGCTTTCAGGTCAGGTGTGATCCCGTGGTTTGTTAGACAGGTTTGGTTAGGGCTCCATCCTTACCTTCTTGCTATCATTTGGAAGATTTCTCACTATTTTCGGGAGGCGAATCTAGTGGCGGACTTGCTTGCAAAAACAGCTGCGAAATCTGGTGTCTCTGAGCCTTCGTTTGGTGAGTTCCCCTCGGCAATTAACTCAGCTCTGCTTGATGATGCCTTAGGCCGTCCTCGGTATAGGTTTGAGTAG
- the LOC122665837 gene encoding uncharacterized protein LOC122665837: MVSAILQVQGKEGALVHGASADINVHNPTVEPTQFTSALIWVRADPNENFDYITAGWTVNKDEHRGCYNTFCTGFVQVDRSVTPSASLSPISTIGGTQYVIKVHVYQDPLSRNWWLIITSNSLVIGYWPQTLFAYLGDGATSVSWGGVAQAGSNGVSPPLGNGRFPYDPFPCYFEWMKIVNKDYGIDPVLKKIDITTYVEGKNCYDILYHKYVPERGATLTFGGPGGINCG, from the exons ATGGTTTCAGCA ATTTTGCAAGTTCAAGGGAAAGAAGGTGCACTAGTTCATGGAGCTTCTGCAGACATCAATGTACACaatccaactgtagaacctACACAATTTACGAGTGCACTAATTTGGGTTCGTGCTGATCCAAATGAAAACTTTGATTATATAACTGCTGGATGGACG GTTAATAAAGATGAGCATCGCGGGTGCTACAATACTTTTTGCACAGGTTTTGTGCAAGTTGATAGATCAGTGACTCCAAGTGCTAGTTTATCTCCAATTTCTACAATTGGTGGAACTCAATATGTGATCAAAGTCCATGTTTAtcag GATCCCTTAAGCAGGAACTGGTGGTTGATAATCACAAGTAATAGTTTAGTTATTGGTTATTGGCCACAGACCTTATTTGCTTATTTAGGTGATGGTGCTACTAGTGTTTCTTGGGGAGGGGTTGCACAGGCTGGTTCTAATGGAGTTAGCCCTCCATTAGGAAATGGTCGTTTCCCATATGATCCATTTCCATGCTATTTCGAATGGATGAAGATTGTGAATAAGGACTATGGTATTGATCCTGTATTAAAGAAAATAGATATAACTACTTATGTGGAGGGAAAGAACTGCTATGACATACTTTATCATAAATATGTACCTGAACGAGGAGCAACTCTGACATTTGGTGGACCTGGTGGCATCAACTGTGGTTAG